GTATTGCGACGGAGGCGATGTGGCTTCATAGAGGTCGGATAAAAGCATCGGGTGAACCTGATTACGTGACTGATGAATATAAGGAGTTTCTGGATACTATTAGAAAGAGGAAACCACAATTTAAAAAAACGAAATCGGTCGTCTCGACCGATGAAGCTCTGTGTGTAGAAAATCTGGGTGTAAAATTTTATCTGAGGAGAAATAGAGGATATAAGAATCAAAACAAAAGGTTCGCATTAAAAGGACGTAATGTAAATGAATTTTGGGCGTTGAAGTCAATAAACATGGCGGTAAAAAAGGGGGAGATTCTCGGAATCATTGGAAGAAACGGCGCCGGAAAGACAACTCTTTGCAGGTCATTGAATGAAATAATCAAGCCCGATGAGGGGAGTATTTCGGTCAATGGGAAAACAAGTGCATTGCTGGGATTTGGGACCGGATTCAACTTGCAGCTTTCCGGCAAAGACAATATTTTCATCAACGGACTTTTAATGGGTATACCCCTAAAAAAACTGAAAAATCTCTATCAGGATATCATAGATTTTTCTGAGTTAGGCGCGTTCATTGACCGACCCATGAAACAATATTCTTCGGGGATGAGGGCAAGACTCGGTTTCAGCATTGCCACAATGATACAGCCCAATATTCTTATTGTTGACGAAGCATTATCTGCAGGCGACGCTGCATTTCAAGAGAAAGCGAGTGAAAAAATTCAGGAATTGATATGTCAATCGGATGCGGTTGTAGTTGTATCGCATAATCTGAATTTTATTAGCCAGTTATGTACACGGGTATTATGGCTTGATAGGGGGAAAATCCTTGGACACGGGTTACCAAAAAAAGTTGTGAAAGACTATGTCGATAATAGGATTGGTTGAAACAGTAAGTACAACATTTATATATCCAAACAGCAAATGAAAGATTCACATACTCCGATACGACCGGTGATACTCTGCGGTGGCAAGGGGACGAGACTGTGGCCGCTTTCTCGTGAACTGCATCCTAAGCAGTTTATGGAAATATCACCTGGAAGAACATTATTCAAGGATACGGTTCAGAGACTTTCGGATTTAAAAATACGAGAGCCCTTCGTTGTTTGTAACATTGAGCACAGATTTCTTGTCGCCGAGCAGTTACAGGATGTGGGAGTACAGGGGAAAATCATATTGGAGCCTGTGGGAAGAAACACGGCGCCCGCTGTCGCATCAGCGGCATTAATGGCACAGAAAGACGAGATACTTTTTGTAATGCCCGCGGACCACTTACTGGAGAGCAACGACTCTTTTAAAAGATCGATTGAATGTGGAAAACAAGAAGCGAAAGATGGAATGCTCGTCTGTTTTGGTATCGTGCCGACTTCTCCAGAGACCGCATATGGATATATACACAGGGGAGAACAAAAGAGTGAACACGTATTCTTCGTCAATAGGTTCATTGAAAAGCCGAAACAAAAGAAGGCGCAAGAACTGTTTCATTCGGGAGAATACATGTGGAACAGCGGGATGTTTATGTTTCGAGCGGGGCAGTATCTGCACGAGCTGGTGCAGCATACTCCCGATATTCATGCTGCATGTGTGAAGGCTGTGGATAAGACAACCATGGATATCGGATTTTTCAGACTGGATGAGAGATCTTTTGTTGCATGCCCGTCGGACTCAATAGATTATGCGGTAATGGAAAAATCTCAAAACATCTGTGTGATTCCACTGGATACGAGGTGGAGCGATCTGGGTTCATGGAAGGCGATGTATGAATCCACTCGAATCGATGATGACGGAAACGCCGTCATTGGAGA
This genomic window from Candidatus Zymogenaceae bacterium contains:
- a CDS encoding ATP-binding cassette domain-containing protein; translation: MERDDTLPFIHAHNIGIKYFIGNRREDLKSLFTQGLLRREKRKEFWALKNVSFQLNQGTVLGVIGANGAGKTTLCRVLSEILKPDEGEITVQGHISTLLSTGVGFNNALSGRENIYLNCLMLGFTKKQAKDVASEIIEETQLGDFIDQPIKKYSSGMRARLGFNIASIVQPDILVLDEILSAGDYKFSSMAQKKIEELIKKTKIVVISSHRLDLIRSIATEAMWLHRGRIKASGEPDYVTDEYKEFLDTIRKRKPQFKKTKSVVSTDEALCVENLGVKFYLRRNRGYKNQNKRFALKGRNVNEFWALKSINMAVKKGEILGIIGRNGAGKTTLCRSLNEIIKPDEGSISVNGKTSALLGFGTGFNLQLSGKDNIFINGLLMGIPLKKLKNLYQDIIDFSELGAFIDRPMKQYSSGMRARLGFSIATMIQPNILIVDEALSAGDAAFQEKASEKIQELICQSDAVVVVSHNLNFISQLCTRVLWLDRGKILGHGLPKKVVKDYVDNRIG
- a CDS encoding mannose-1-phosphate guanylyltransferase/mannose-6-phosphate isomerase encodes the protein MKDSHTPIRPVILCGGKGTRLWPLSRELHPKQFMEISPGRTLFKDTVQRLSDLKIREPFVVCNIEHRFLVAEQLQDVGVQGKIILEPVGRNTAPAVASAALMAQKDEILFVMPADHLLESNDSFKRSIECGKQEAKDGMLVCFGIVPTSPETAYGYIHRGEQKSEHVFFVNRFIEKPKQKKAQELFHSGEYMWNSGMFMFRAGQYLHELVQHTPDIHAACVKAVDKTTMDIGFFRLDERSFVACPSDSIDYAVMEKSQNICVIPLDTRWSDLGSWKAMYESTRIDDDGNAVIGDVINQHTRNSYIHSSSRLVTTLGIEDSIVVETPDAVLVSSKEFLPQLKDVVHLLNEDGREEVSIHTTVYRPWGNYKTLFSGDRFKVKSITVNPGKSLSLQRHHHRAEHWVVVRGTAKIVNGENEIFLTEDQSTYIPLGNVHKLENPGMIPLEIIEVQTGGYIDEDDIERLEDQYGRTT